One region of Mangifera indica cultivar Alphonso chromosome 3, CATAS_Mindica_2.1, whole genome shotgun sequence genomic DNA includes:
- the LOC123211396 gene encoding transcriptional corepressor LEUNIG_HOMOLOG-like isoform X3 produces the protein MAQQSSNWEADKMLDVYIYDYLVKKKLHATAKSFMTEGKVAPDPVAIDAPGGFLFEWWSVFWDIFIARTNEKHSEPAASYIEAQQIKAKEQQQMQIQQLQLMRQAQMQQRNPNHPSLGGPVNVVNSEGMVGQSNASALAAKMYEERMKHTNSMGNSVGSETSQPLIDARMALLKSATNHPGQLAQGNHGSVTAALQQFQDIKGEMNLGASQRSMPMDPSSLYGQGIVQSKPGLGSTGLNPGVGSLPLKGWPLTGIDQIRPNLGAQVQKPFLPGGNQFQLLPQQLLAQAQAQGNLGNSIYGDMDPRRFGGLPRGSLNPKDGQPIANDGSIGSPMQSTSSKQMNMPQIQQSSSQQQDPLQTPAAQQSNRKRKGPSPSGAANSTCTGNTVGPSPNSQPSTPSTHTPGDGVAISGNLQQVNSIPKGLMIYGSDGAGGHASSTNQLEDMEHFGDIGSLDDHVESFLSHDDGDGRDLFGTLKRNPSEQAAETSKGFSFNEVSSIRKSSSKVICCHFSSDGKLLASAGHDKQVVLWNMETLQTECTPVDHNHIITDVRFRPNSTQLATSSFDKTVRLWDAAKPSYCLQTYTGHNSHVMSLDFHPKKNDLFCSCDGNSEIRFWNISQYSCTHISKGGPVQVRFQPRIGQLLAAASENTVSVFDVETDRLTHSLKGHTTNVHSICWDTNGDYLASVSQESVRVWSLASGECIHELSGNNYHSCVFHPTYSTLMVIGGYQSLELWNTAENKCMTIPAHECVISALAQSPLTGMVASTSHDKSVKIWK, from the exons ATGGCACAGCAAAGCAGTAATTGGGAAGCGGATAAGAT GCTTGATGTGTACATTTATGATTatttggtgaagaaaaaattgcaTGCTACTGCAAAGTCCTTCATGACTGAAGGGAAAGTTGCCCCAGATCCAGTAG CAATTGATGCTCCTGGagggtttctttttgaatgGTGGTCTGTTTTTTGGGACATATTTATCGCCAGGACAAATGAGAAGCATTCTGAGCCTGCTGCCTCATATATAGAG GCACAACAAATCAAAGCAAAAGAGCAGCAACAGATGCAAATACAGCAGTTGCAATTAATGCGTCAAGCTCAGATGCAACAAAGGAATCCAAATCATCCTTCTCTTGGTGGTCCGGTAAATGTTGTGAATTCTGAAGGAATGGTAGGGCAGTCAAATGCTAGTGCATTGGCTGCAAAAATGTATGAAGAACGTATGAAACACACAAATTCAATGGGAAATTCAGTTGGTTCGGAGACATCCCAACCACTTATCGATGCTAGAATGGCCCTTCTAAAATCAGCTACAAATCATCCTGG TCAGTTGGCCCAAGGAAATCATGGAAGTGTGACCGCAGCACTGCAGCAATTTCAG GACATCAAAGGTGAAATGAACCTGGGTGCCTCTCAAAGATCTATGCCTATGGATCCTTCTTCACTTTATGGTCAGGGAATCGTGCAATCAAAACCAGGATTAGGAAGCACag GATTGAATCCTGGAGTTGGCAGTCTTCCATTGAAGGGGTGGCCGTTAACT GGAATTGACCAAATTCGCCCAAATTTAGGTGCACAAGTTCAGAAACCTTTCCTACCGGGTGGAAATCAGTTTCAGCTGTTACCACAGCAGCTTCTAGCACAGGCTCAGGCACAAGGTAATCTTGGAAATTCAATTTATGGAGATATGGATCCTCGAAGGTTTGGGGGATTACCTAGAGGCAGTTTAAATCCAAAAGATGGCCAACCAATAGCAAACGATGGATCTATAGGTTCACCAATGCAATCAACTTCATCAAAA CAGATGAATATGCCACAGATACAACAGTCTTCCTCTCAACAACAAGATCCCTTGCAAACACCAGCAGCTCAGCAG AGCAACAGAAAAAGGAAAGGGCCTTCTCCTTCTGGAGCTGCTAACAGTACATGTACCGGAAACACAGTTGGTCCTTCGCCAAACTCTCAACCTTCCACTCCATCAACTCATACCCCTGGTGATGGAGTTGCTATATCGGGCAATTTGCAGCAGGTCAATAGCATACCAAAAGGTTTAATGATATATGGTTCTGATGGAGCAGGTGGTCATGCATCATCTACAAACCAGCTG GAAGACATGGAACATTTTGGAGACATAGGCTCCTTAGATGATCATGTGGAATCTTTTCTTTCACATGATGATGGAGATGGAAGGGATTTGTTTGGTACATTGAAGCGGAACCCTTCTGAACAGGCAGCTGAAACTTCCAAGG GTTTCTCCTTCAACGAAGTTAGTTCAATACGTAAAAGTAGTAGCAAAGTTATATGTTGTCATTTCTCTTCAGATGGAAAGTTATTGGCCAGTGCTGGACATGACAAACAG GTTGTTCTTTGGAACATGGAGACTCTTCAAACCGAATGCACTCCAGTTGAccacaatcatataattactGATGTTCGCTTCAGACCAAATTCAACTCAGCTGGCAACATCATCATTCGATAAAACAGTGCGACTCTGGGATGCTGCCAAA CCAAGCTATTGCTTGCAGACTTATACAGGGCATAACTCGCATGTGATGTCCCTCGATTTCCACCCAAAGAAGAATGATCTCTTCTGCTCTTGTGATGGTAACAGTGAGATTCGCTTCTGGAATATCAGTCAGTATTCTTGTACTCATATTTCCAAG GGAGGTCCTGTGCAAGTGAGATTTCAGCCAAGGATAGGACAACTGTTGGCTGCGGCATCAGAAAATACTGTGTCTGTCTTTGATGTTGAAACAGATAGACTGACTCACTcgttaaag GGACACACCACTAATGTACACTCTATTTGTTGGGACACAAATGGAGATTATTTGGCATCTGTCAGTCAAGAGTCTGTCAGAGTGTGGTCATTGGCCTCAGGGGAGTGCATTCATGAACTTAGCGGCAACAATTATCATTCATGTGTTTTTCATCCAACCTATTCAACTCTTATGGTCATTGGAGGCTACCAG TCATTGGAATTATGGAATACGGCCGAGAATAAGTGTATGACAATTCCAGCACATGAATGTGTGATATCTGCTTTAGCACAGTCACCGCTAACTGGGATGGTTGCCTCTACCAGTCATGACAAATCCGTCAAGATCTGGAAATAA
- the LOC123211396 gene encoding transcriptional corepressor LEUNIG_HOMOLOG-like isoform X1: MAQQSSNWEADKMLDVYIYDYLVKKKLHATAKSFMTEGKVAPDPVAIDAPGGFLFEWWSVFWDIFIARTNEKHSEPAASYIEAQQIKAKEQQQMQIQQLQLMRQAQMQQRNPNHPSLGGPVNVVNSEGMVGQSNASALAAKMYEERMKHTNSMGNSVGSETSQPLIDARMALLKSATNHPGQLAQGNHGSVTAALQQFQARSQQTPDIKGEMNLGASQRSMPMDPSSLYGQGIVQSKPGLGSTGLNPGVGSLPLKGWPLTGIDQIRPNLGAQVQKPFLPGGNQFQLLPQQLLAQAQAQGNLGNSIYGDMDPRRFGGLPRGSLNPKDGQPIANDGSIGSPMQSTSSKQMNMPQIQQSSSQQQDPLQTPAAQQSNRKRKGPSPSGAANSTCTGNTVGPSPNSQPSTPSTHTPGDGVAISGNLQQVNSIPKGLMIYGSDGAGGHASSTNQLEDMEHFGDIGSLDDHVESFLSHDDGDGRDLFGTLKRNPSEQAAETSKGFSFNEVSSIRKSSSKVICCHFSSDGKLLASAGHDKQVVLWNMETLQTECTPVDHNHIITDVRFRPNSTQLATSSFDKTVRLWDAAKPSYCLQTYTGHNSHVMSLDFHPKKNDLFCSCDGNSEIRFWNISQYSCTHISKGGPVQVRFQPRIGQLLAAASENTVSVFDVETDRLTHSLKGHTTNVHSICWDTNGDYLASVSQESVRVWSLASGECIHELSGNNYHSCVFHPTYSTLMVIGGYQSLELWNTAENKCMTIPAHECVISALAQSPLTGMVASTSHDKSVKIWK, encoded by the exons ATGGCACAGCAAAGCAGTAATTGGGAAGCGGATAAGAT GCTTGATGTGTACATTTATGATTatttggtgaagaaaaaattgcaTGCTACTGCAAAGTCCTTCATGACTGAAGGGAAAGTTGCCCCAGATCCAGTAG CAATTGATGCTCCTGGagggtttctttttgaatgGTGGTCTGTTTTTTGGGACATATTTATCGCCAGGACAAATGAGAAGCATTCTGAGCCTGCTGCCTCATATATAGAG GCACAACAAATCAAAGCAAAAGAGCAGCAACAGATGCAAATACAGCAGTTGCAATTAATGCGTCAAGCTCAGATGCAACAAAGGAATCCAAATCATCCTTCTCTTGGTGGTCCGGTAAATGTTGTGAATTCTGAAGGAATGGTAGGGCAGTCAAATGCTAGTGCATTGGCTGCAAAAATGTATGAAGAACGTATGAAACACACAAATTCAATGGGAAATTCAGTTGGTTCGGAGACATCCCAACCACTTATCGATGCTAGAATGGCCCTTCTAAAATCAGCTACAAATCATCCTGG TCAGTTGGCCCAAGGAAATCATGGAAGTGTGACCGCAGCACTGCAGCAATTTCAGGCACGATCTCAACAGACCCCT GACATCAAAGGTGAAATGAACCTGGGTGCCTCTCAAAGATCTATGCCTATGGATCCTTCTTCACTTTATGGTCAGGGAATCGTGCAATCAAAACCAGGATTAGGAAGCACag GATTGAATCCTGGAGTTGGCAGTCTTCCATTGAAGGGGTGGCCGTTAACT GGAATTGACCAAATTCGCCCAAATTTAGGTGCACAAGTTCAGAAACCTTTCCTACCGGGTGGAAATCAGTTTCAGCTGTTACCACAGCAGCTTCTAGCACAGGCTCAGGCACAAGGTAATCTTGGAAATTCAATTTATGGAGATATGGATCCTCGAAGGTTTGGGGGATTACCTAGAGGCAGTTTAAATCCAAAAGATGGCCAACCAATAGCAAACGATGGATCTATAGGTTCACCAATGCAATCAACTTCATCAAAA CAGATGAATATGCCACAGATACAACAGTCTTCCTCTCAACAACAAGATCCCTTGCAAACACCAGCAGCTCAGCAG AGCAACAGAAAAAGGAAAGGGCCTTCTCCTTCTGGAGCTGCTAACAGTACATGTACCGGAAACACAGTTGGTCCTTCGCCAAACTCTCAACCTTCCACTCCATCAACTCATACCCCTGGTGATGGAGTTGCTATATCGGGCAATTTGCAGCAGGTCAATAGCATACCAAAAGGTTTAATGATATATGGTTCTGATGGAGCAGGTGGTCATGCATCATCTACAAACCAGCTG GAAGACATGGAACATTTTGGAGACATAGGCTCCTTAGATGATCATGTGGAATCTTTTCTTTCACATGATGATGGAGATGGAAGGGATTTGTTTGGTACATTGAAGCGGAACCCTTCTGAACAGGCAGCTGAAACTTCCAAGG GTTTCTCCTTCAACGAAGTTAGTTCAATACGTAAAAGTAGTAGCAAAGTTATATGTTGTCATTTCTCTTCAGATGGAAAGTTATTGGCCAGTGCTGGACATGACAAACAG GTTGTTCTTTGGAACATGGAGACTCTTCAAACCGAATGCACTCCAGTTGAccacaatcatataattactGATGTTCGCTTCAGACCAAATTCAACTCAGCTGGCAACATCATCATTCGATAAAACAGTGCGACTCTGGGATGCTGCCAAA CCAAGCTATTGCTTGCAGACTTATACAGGGCATAACTCGCATGTGATGTCCCTCGATTTCCACCCAAAGAAGAATGATCTCTTCTGCTCTTGTGATGGTAACAGTGAGATTCGCTTCTGGAATATCAGTCAGTATTCTTGTACTCATATTTCCAAG GGAGGTCCTGTGCAAGTGAGATTTCAGCCAAGGATAGGACAACTGTTGGCTGCGGCATCAGAAAATACTGTGTCTGTCTTTGATGTTGAAACAGATAGACTGACTCACTcgttaaag GGACACACCACTAATGTACACTCTATTTGTTGGGACACAAATGGAGATTATTTGGCATCTGTCAGTCAAGAGTCTGTCAGAGTGTGGTCATTGGCCTCAGGGGAGTGCATTCATGAACTTAGCGGCAACAATTATCATTCATGTGTTTTTCATCCAACCTATTCAACTCTTATGGTCATTGGAGGCTACCAG TCATTGGAATTATGGAATACGGCCGAGAATAAGTGTATGACAATTCCAGCACATGAATGTGTGATATCTGCTTTAGCACAGTCACCGCTAACTGGGATGGTTGCCTCTACCAGTCATGACAAATCCGTCAAGATCTGGAAATAA
- the LOC123211396 gene encoding transcriptional corepressor LEUNIG_HOMOLOG-like isoform X2, which produces MAQQSSNWEADKMLDVYIYDYLVKKKLHATAKSFMTEGKVAPDPVAIDAPGGFLFEWWSVFWDIFIARTNEKHSEPAASYIEAQQIKAKEQQQMQIQQLQLMRQAQMQQRNPNHPSLGGPVNVVNSEGMVGQSNASALAAKMYEERMKHTNSMGNSVGSETSQPLIDARMALLKSATNHPGQLAQGNHGSVTAALQQFQARSQQTPDIKGEMNLGASQRSMPMDPSSLYGQGIVQSKPGLGSTGLNPGVGSLPLKGWPLTGIDQIRPNLGAQVQKPFLPGGNQFQLLPQQLLAQAQAQGNLGNSIYGDMDPRRFGGLPRGSLNPKDGQPIANDGSIGSPMQSTSSKMNMPQIQQSSSQQQDPLQTPAAQQSNRKRKGPSPSGAANSTCTGNTVGPSPNSQPSTPSTHTPGDGVAISGNLQQVNSIPKGLMIYGSDGAGGHASSTNQLEDMEHFGDIGSLDDHVESFLSHDDGDGRDLFGTLKRNPSEQAAETSKGFSFNEVSSIRKSSSKVICCHFSSDGKLLASAGHDKQVVLWNMETLQTECTPVDHNHIITDVRFRPNSTQLATSSFDKTVRLWDAAKPSYCLQTYTGHNSHVMSLDFHPKKNDLFCSCDGNSEIRFWNISQYSCTHISKGGPVQVRFQPRIGQLLAAASENTVSVFDVETDRLTHSLKGHTTNVHSICWDTNGDYLASVSQESVRVWSLASGECIHELSGNNYHSCVFHPTYSTLMVIGGYQSLELWNTAENKCMTIPAHECVISALAQSPLTGMVASTSHDKSVKIWK; this is translated from the exons ATGGCACAGCAAAGCAGTAATTGGGAAGCGGATAAGAT GCTTGATGTGTACATTTATGATTatttggtgaagaaaaaattgcaTGCTACTGCAAAGTCCTTCATGACTGAAGGGAAAGTTGCCCCAGATCCAGTAG CAATTGATGCTCCTGGagggtttctttttgaatgGTGGTCTGTTTTTTGGGACATATTTATCGCCAGGACAAATGAGAAGCATTCTGAGCCTGCTGCCTCATATATAGAG GCACAACAAATCAAAGCAAAAGAGCAGCAACAGATGCAAATACAGCAGTTGCAATTAATGCGTCAAGCTCAGATGCAACAAAGGAATCCAAATCATCCTTCTCTTGGTGGTCCGGTAAATGTTGTGAATTCTGAAGGAATGGTAGGGCAGTCAAATGCTAGTGCATTGGCTGCAAAAATGTATGAAGAACGTATGAAACACACAAATTCAATGGGAAATTCAGTTGGTTCGGAGACATCCCAACCACTTATCGATGCTAGAATGGCCCTTCTAAAATCAGCTACAAATCATCCTGG TCAGTTGGCCCAAGGAAATCATGGAAGTGTGACCGCAGCACTGCAGCAATTTCAGGCACGATCTCAACAGACCCCT GACATCAAAGGTGAAATGAACCTGGGTGCCTCTCAAAGATCTATGCCTATGGATCCTTCTTCACTTTATGGTCAGGGAATCGTGCAATCAAAACCAGGATTAGGAAGCACag GATTGAATCCTGGAGTTGGCAGTCTTCCATTGAAGGGGTGGCCGTTAACT GGAATTGACCAAATTCGCCCAAATTTAGGTGCACAAGTTCAGAAACCTTTCCTACCGGGTGGAAATCAGTTTCAGCTGTTACCACAGCAGCTTCTAGCACAGGCTCAGGCACAAGGTAATCTTGGAAATTCAATTTATGGAGATATGGATCCTCGAAGGTTTGGGGGATTACCTAGAGGCAGTTTAAATCCAAAAGATGGCCAACCAATAGCAAACGATGGATCTATAGGTTCACCAATGCAATCAACTTCATCAAAA ATGAATATGCCACAGATACAACAGTCTTCCTCTCAACAACAAGATCCCTTGCAAACACCAGCAGCTCAGCAG AGCAACAGAAAAAGGAAAGGGCCTTCTCCTTCTGGAGCTGCTAACAGTACATGTACCGGAAACACAGTTGGTCCTTCGCCAAACTCTCAACCTTCCACTCCATCAACTCATACCCCTGGTGATGGAGTTGCTATATCGGGCAATTTGCAGCAGGTCAATAGCATACCAAAAGGTTTAATGATATATGGTTCTGATGGAGCAGGTGGTCATGCATCATCTACAAACCAGCTG GAAGACATGGAACATTTTGGAGACATAGGCTCCTTAGATGATCATGTGGAATCTTTTCTTTCACATGATGATGGAGATGGAAGGGATTTGTTTGGTACATTGAAGCGGAACCCTTCTGAACAGGCAGCTGAAACTTCCAAGG GTTTCTCCTTCAACGAAGTTAGTTCAATACGTAAAAGTAGTAGCAAAGTTATATGTTGTCATTTCTCTTCAGATGGAAAGTTATTGGCCAGTGCTGGACATGACAAACAG GTTGTTCTTTGGAACATGGAGACTCTTCAAACCGAATGCACTCCAGTTGAccacaatcatataattactGATGTTCGCTTCAGACCAAATTCAACTCAGCTGGCAACATCATCATTCGATAAAACAGTGCGACTCTGGGATGCTGCCAAA CCAAGCTATTGCTTGCAGACTTATACAGGGCATAACTCGCATGTGATGTCCCTCGATTTCCACCCAAAGAAGAATGATCTCTTCTGCTCTTGTGATGGTAACAGTGAGATTCGCTTCTGGAATATCAGTCAGTATTCTTGTACTCATATTTCCAAG GGAGGTCCTGTGCAAGTGAGATTTCAGCCAAGGATAGGACAACTGTTGGCTGCGGCATCAGAAAATACTGTGTCTGTCTTTGATGTTGAAACAGATAGACTGACTCACTcgttaaag GGACACACCACTAATGTACACTCTATTTGTTGGGACACAAATGGAGATTATTTGGCATCTGTCAGTCAAGAGTCTGTCAGAGTGTGGTCATTGGCCTCAGGGGAGTGCATTCATGAACTTAGCGGCAACAATTATCATTCATGTGTTTTTCATCCAACCTATTCAACTCTTATGGTCATTGGAGGCTACCAG TCATTGGAATTATGGAATACGGCCGAGAATAAGTGTATGACAATTCCAGCACATGAATGTGTGATATCTGCTTTAGCACAGTCACCGCTAACTGGGATGGTTGCCTCTACCAGTCATGACAAATCCGTCAAGATCTGGAAATAA